One genomic window of Aulosira sp. FACHB-615 includes the following:
- a CDS encoding SAV_2336 N-terminal domain-related protein translates to MIERVIGTFQKLGFDLTDTEIADILWLAVQMRRSDCSSVSEPQQQTPTSTSKATPTSPQLPLEQNINSSKSTKKTEASANVYPQSAQDSDRNSSGLPIKVPAAQALRNQLEIARALRPLKRRVPSKREFVLDEAATAERIAKEKLLLPVMRPAPERWLELALIIDESASMMLWKQTIKELKQLLERHGAFRDVRTWGLFTDESGRVWLHSRTGSGSSQKRLHNPRELIDPNGRRLFVIVSDCVSLAWHHGVITKVLAAWACSCPVAIIQVLPQWLWERSGLGVAESVLLRSSSPGVPNQQLVMTALDLFDESDNCNKLKIPVVTLESESLKNWARMVAGWGDVQTKGFLLATHSEIDAHSELTENSGIELSANQRLQRFRLTASPVARKLAGLLASAPISLPVVRLIQQTMLPQSTQVHVAEVFLGGILKPLSSVHEGVEADNVQFDFIDGVRDLLLNGVPLTESTEVLRKVSEYVAQRAGLSVDEFAAMLMNPGLVDSFNGVLVRPFAEITAKVLRRFGGNYAELAEEIEQSFQILSQTTLSPIKEQSAQLSYAYQVGGSLPPDAPTYVVRQADTDLYEGLKNGEFCYVLGPRQMGRSSLRVRATDRLRNEGFACAVVDITAIDTADITPEQWYTGLFHTLISSFNLDTTFNLETWWIDNNTLSVVEKFSKFIEDILLKRITENITIFLDEIDSILNLQFNVDDFFAIIRNCYNRRVDNPAYNRLAFVILGVATPSNLIQDKRSRPFNIGRAIALKGFQLHEIEPLAKGLAGVGNPQKLVEAILYWTGGQPFLTQKLCLLAVKSNIVRPANGYEAHWIEDLVRSEIIEDWEKKDEPEHFRTILNRILFLENNSIELLNLYKKILKQGKIIADDSREEKELILSGLIIIKRNKLTVYNRIYQKVFNEDWVNRQLEQFALKKILILSGNPNSISRLRLDEEVREIQNSLQRSKKREQFGVTSNFIVRPDDLWRALLDTKPEIIYFSGHGGVSQGLVLENSSGEAKAVNPESLANLFKLFNNTTECVVLNGCYSELQAEAISQHINYVIGISNEISDKAAIKFAVAFYDALGAGKSYEDAYNFGCLAIALENAPEHLIPVLKSRKTILENNCYKEIRKPGSLIRIKKPPKLNETALLNRILKYANQQDYQTINLNFQDADINILDNLDRLLQWLCSSITNKLILTDNSSNYWDNWRSRLGSKVTCTHYLEEYLLPQIPNAIILVLDNIEEIFKYPDITTDFLGLLRGWHETAKYETVWQKLRLVVVHSKDTEIPFNINQSPFNVGLTIEIS, encoded by the coding sequence ATGATTGAACGGGTAATTGGTACTTTTCAAAAGCTGGGTTTTGATTTAACCGATACCGAGATTGCGGATATCCTCTGGTTGGCTGTGCAAATGCGTCGTTCTGATTGTTCTTCAGTTTCTGAACCGCAACAGCAAACACCTACATCTACTTCAAAGGCAACACCGACATCACCCCAATTACCGTTAGAGCAAAATATAAATTCTTCAAAATCTACCAAAAAAACTGAAGCCAGTGCTAATGTCTATCCTCAATCTGCACAGGATAGCGATCGCAATTCAAGCGGCTTACCGATTAAAGTTCCTGCGGCTCAAGCATTAAGAAATCAGTTAGAAATTGCCCGCGCTCTGCGCCCGTTAAAACGTCGAGTTCCTTCAAAAAGGGAATTTGTACTTGATGAGGCGGCAACCGCAGAACGTATCGCTAAAGAAAAACTTTTATTACCTGTAATGCGCCCTGCTCCAGAACGCTGGCTAGAGCTTGCGTTAATAATAGATGAAAGCGCATCAATGATGCTTTGGAAGCAAACTATTAAGGAACTTAAACAATTATTAGAAAGACATGGGGCGTTCCGAGATGTGCGAACCTGGGGCTTATTTACTGATGAGAGTGGTAGAGTCTGGCTACATTCAAGAACTGGTTCTGGATCAAGTCAAAAACGATTACATAATCCTAGAGAACTTATCGACCCTAATGGTAGACGTTTGTTCGTAATTGTTAGCGATTGTGTTTCTCTAGCTTGGCATCATGGTGTCATTACGAAAGTTTTAGCAGCTTGGGCTTGCAGTTGCCCAGTAGCAATTATTCAAGTATTACCCCAGTGGTTGTGGGAAAGAAGTGGTTTGGGTGTTGCTGAGTCAGTTTTACTACGGAGTTCGTCTCCTGGAGTTCCTAATCAGCAGTTAGTAATGACAGCATTGGATTTGTTTGATGAAAGCGATAATTGCAACAAACTCAAAATACCTGTAGTAACGCTTGAGTCAGAATCACTAAAAAATTGGGCGCGTATGGTTGCAGGTTGGGGAGATGTACAAACTAAAGGCTTTTTACTTGCAACTCATTCAGAGATAGATGCCCATAGTGAATTAACTGAAAATTCTGGAATTGAACTTTCAGCTAATCAACGTTTGCAACGTTTTCGCCTCACAGCTTCACCAGTAGCACGGAAACTGGCAGGACTTTTAGCATCTGCTCCGATTAGCTTGCCAGTTGTAAGATTGATACAACAGACAATGTTGCCGCAGTCAACTCAAGTTCATGTTGCTGAAGTCTTTTTAGGTGGGATATTGAAGCCTTTGTCGTCAGTTCATGAGGGTGTGGAAGCTGATAATGTTCAGTTTGACTTTATCGATGGAGTACGGGATTTATTGCTGAATGGCGTTCCTTTAACTGAATCAACTGAGGTATTGCGTAAGGTTTCAGAGTATGTGGCGCAACGGGCTGGGCTTTCAGTTGATGAATTTGCTGCGATGTTGATGAATCCGGGTTTAGTTGATAGTTTCAATGGGGTTTTAGTTCGTCCTTTTGCTGAAATTACTGCGAAAGTTTTAAGGCGGTTCGGTGGAAACTATGCAGAATTAGCAGAAGAAATAGAACAATCTTTCCAAATTTTATCCCAAACTACTCTATCTCCAATTAAAGAACAATCTGCCCAACTTTCCTACGCATATCAAGTTGGTGGCTCATTACCGCCTGATGCACCTACGTATGTTGTGCGTCAGGCAGATACAGACCTTTATGAGGGTTTGAAAAATGGTGAGTTTTGTTATGTGCTTGGCCCTCGCCAAATGGGGAGATCCAGTTTGAGAGTTCGGGCGACAGATCGCTTACGGAATGAGGGTTTTGCTTGTGCAGTGGTTGATATCACTGCGATTGATACAGCAGATATTACGCCAGAACAATGGTACACTGGATTATTTCATACTTTAATTTCTAGTTTCAATCTTGACACAACTTTCAATTTAGAAACTTGGTGGATTGATAACAATACTCTATCGGTAGTAGAAAAATTTAGCAAGTTTATTGAAGATATTCTTTTAAAAAGGATTACTGAAAATATTACTATTTTCCTTGATGAAATTGACTCCATTCTCAACCTGCAATTCAATGTGGATGACTTTTTTGCTATTATCCGTAACTGCTACAACCGTAGAGTAGATAATCCAGCATATAACCGCCTGGCTTTTGTTATTCTGGGTGTAGCAACTCCCTCAAATTTGATTCAAGATAAAAGAAGCAGACCCTTTAACATTGGTCGTGCAATAGCATTAAAGGGTTTTCAGCTTCATGAAATAGAACCTTTGGCAAAGGGTTTAGCTGGGGTTGGAAATCCTCAGAAACTAGTGGAGGCTATTCTTTATTGGACAGGAGGACAGCCATTTTTAACTCAAAAGCTTTGTTTGCTTGCTGTAAAATCTAACATAGTTCGCCCTGCTAATGGTTATGAAGCTCATTGGATAGAAGATTTAGTTCGTTCAGAAATTATTGAAGACTGGGAAAAGAAAGACGAACCAGAACATTTTAGAACGATTCTAAACAGAATTTTATTTTTAGAAAACAATTCTATAGAATTATTAAATTTATATAAAAAAATATTAAAGCAAGGAAAAATAATCGCTGATGATAGTCGAGAGGAAAAAGAGCTAATACTATCAGGATTAATAATAATAAAAAGAAATAAATTAACTGTTTACAATCGCATTTATCAAAAGGTTTTTAATGAAGATTGGGTAAATCGCCAATTAGAGCAATTTGCATTGAAGAAAATACTAATTTTGTCAGGAAATCCTAATAGTATATCTCGTTTGCGTTTAGATGAAGAAGTACGAGAAATTCAAAATAGTTTGCAACGTAGTAAAAAAAGAGAGCAATTTGGGGTTACTAGCAATTTTATTGTACGCCCTGATGATTTATGGCGTGCATTATTAGACACTAAACCAGAAATCATATATTTTTCTGGTCATGGTGGAGTAAGTCAAGGTTTGGTTTTGGAAAATTCTTCTGGAGAAGCAAAGGCTGTTAATCCAGAATCTTTAGCAAATTTGTTTAAATTATTTAATAACACAACCGAGTGTGTTGTTTTAAATGGTTGCTACTCTGAGCTTCAAGCTGAAGCAATATCTCAACATATTAACTACGTGATAGGCATTAGTAATGAAATTAGCGATAAAGCAGCTATTAAATTTGCTGTTGCTTTTTATGATGCTTTAGGTGCAGGTAAAAGTTATGAAGATGCCTATAACTTTGGCTGTCTTGCGATTGCTTTGGAAAATGCCCCAGAGCATTTGATACCTGTTCTCAAATCTCGAAAAACTATATTAGAAAACAATTGTTATAAAGAAATTCGTAAACCTGGTTCATTAATTCGGATTAAAAAGCCTCCCAAGTTAAATGAAACTGCTTTATTAAATAGGATTCTTAAATATGCAAACCAGCAAGATTATCAAACTATTAACCTAAACTTTCAAGATGCTGATATTAATATTCTTGATAACCTAGATAGACTCTTACAATGGCTTTGTTCCAGTATAACTAACAAGCTGATTTTAACTGATAATTCAAGTAATTATTGGGATAATTGGAGAAGTCGTCTTGGTAGTAAAGTTACTTGCACACACTATTTAGAAGAATATTTATTACCTCAAATTCCAAATGCGATCATTCTCGTTTTAGATAATATTGAAGAAATTTTCAAATATCCTGATATTACCACCGATTTTTTAGGTTTGTTACGTGGTTGGCATGAAACAGCAAAATATGAGACTGTTTGGCAAAAACTGAGATTAGTAGTCGTACATTCCAAAGATACTGAAATCCCATTTAACATTAACCAATCACCCTTTAATGTGGGTTTGACCATTGAAATAAGCTAA
- a CDS encoding MoxR family ATPase — MRDWLIFQGTDSPHDGIKNLPEPPKWREFGDAKEKQRGQTFQVRRNEIELVNAALYLRRPLLVTGKPGTGKTSLAYKVAYELQLGSVLQWPITTRSTLQEGLYRYDAIARLQDAQGKDNTKDIGKYIQLGPLGTALLPSSHPHVLLIDEIDKSDIDLPNDLLNIFEEGEFEIPELARLPQEYQTVQVRTYDGNVATVDKGRVRCTQFPFVLLTSNGEREFPPAFLRRCLRLTMENPDETALKKIVQAHLGEEIMSEADALISEFVKHRDRSDAGDLATDQLLNAIYLVTRERSPVGDDKERLLNALMKYLTSTEDI; from the coding sequence AATCAAAAATCTTCCAGAACCACCAAAATGGCGTGAGTTTGGGGATGCTAAGGAGAAGCAGCGTGGACAAACCTTTCAAGTCCGGCGCAATGAAATTGAGCTTGTGAATGCAGCACTTTATTTACGTCGTCCTTTGCTGGTGACTGGAAAACCGGGGACTGGTAAAACCTCTCTTGCTTACAAAGTTGCGTATGAACTCCAACTGGGTTCTGTACTGCAATGGCCTATTACTACACGCTCTACACTGCAAGAAGGGCTTTATCGCTACGATGCGATTGCTCGCCTACAAGATGCTCAAGGAAAGGACAATACCAAGGATATTGGTAAATATATTCAACTTGGCCCTTTAGGAACAGCACTTTTACCCTCATCTCATCCTCATGTTTTGCTAATCGATGAAATTGATAAAAGCGACATCGATTTACCGAATGATTTACTCAATATCTTTGAAGAAGGCGAATTTGAAATACCTGAATTAGCCCGATTACCCCAAGAATACCAGACAGTACAAGTACGCACCTATGATGGTAATGTTGCCACTGTCGATAAAGGACGGGTACGTTGTACTCAGTTTCCCTTTGTTTTATTAACTAGTAACGGCGAAAGAGAATTTCCTCCAGCCTTTCTGCGGCGATGTCTGCGCTTGACAATGGAAAATCCTGACGAAACAGCATTAAAAAAAATTGTGCAAGCGCACTTAGGCGAAGAGATAATGTCAGAAGCTGATGCTCTAATTAGTGAATTTGTAAAACATCGAGACAGAAGCGATGCAGGCGATTTAGCAACAGATCAGTTGCTTAATGCTATTTATTTAGTAACCCGTGAAAGAAGTCCTGTGGGGGATGATAAAGAAAGATTGCTTAATGCACTAATGAAATATCTTACAAGCACAGAGGATATATGA
- a CDS encoding DUF1392 family protein, whose translation MTEQITDLERCWFLSPPWGFKIFQLEARLLERVYLKTNRKFGYCCGVKWLYDNWIYLIDTGTELLQATKHQIIATGQVNTNFQSKFALGDRVMLRSFEHSKKQRLVLGIQFLEGDWYYLIEIASPTLDRTSNKPNRFCLIAEKDLVKVNF comes from the coding sequence ATGACAGAACAAATCACAGACTTAGAAAGATGCTGGTTCTTATCTCCGCCTTGGGGATTCAAAATCTTTCAACTAGAAGCCAGATTACTTGAACGAGTTTACCTGAAAACCAACCGAAAATTTGGTTATTGCTGCGGCGTGAAGTGGTTGTATGATAACTGGATTTATTTAATTGATACTGGGACAGAATTATTACAAGCAACCAAACATCAAATCATTGCCACAGGGCAAGTCAACACTAACTTTCAATCGAAGTTTGCGTTAGGAGATAGAGTCATGCTTCGTTCGTTTGAGCATAGCAAGAAGCAGCGTTTAGTGTTGGGGATTCAGTTTCTTGAGGGAGATTGGTACTACTTGATTGAAATTGCATCCCCTACTCTTGACCGTACCAGCAATAAGCCAAATCGCTTTTGTCTAATTGCTGAAAAGGATTTAGTTAAAGTCAACTTTTAA
- a CDS encoding helix-turn-helix transcriptional regulator, translating into MQGIPLDLVSRIDWGQEYGEFLFQQREDKKLSREEVAQAITRLGEPCSQQLIHKIEKWKGKGDRSVSLSLILKYCQILGIELREFYPVVSQTFSYPLLQKISSVSVE; encoded by the coding sequence ATGCAAGGAATACCTTTAGATTTGGTATCCCGGATTGACTGGGGACAGGAATATGGTGAATTTTTATTTCAACAAAGAGAAGATAAAAAACTATCTAGAGAAGAAGTAGCACAAGCAATTACAAGGCTTGGTGAACCTTGCTCTCAGCAGTTAATTCACAAAATAGAGAAATGGAAGGGTAAAGGAGATCGGTCTGTTTCTTTGTCTCTTATTTTGAAATATTGTCAAATTTTAGGAATCGAACTGAGGGAGTTTTATCCTGTTGTATCACAAACCTTTAGTTACCCTTTGTTACAAAAAATTTCATCCGTAAGCGTTGAATAA